Below is a window of Penaeus monodon isolate SGIC_2016 chromosome 13, NSTDA_Pmon_1, whole genome shotgun sequence DNA.
AAATTCAAagagaaattctctctctctctctctctctctctctctctctctctctctctctctctctctctctttatctctctttctctttctctgtatgtatatatatgtgtgtctgtttgtgcgtgtgtgtgtgtgtgtgtgtgtgtgtgtgtgtgtgtacacatttgtgtgtatatatatatatatatatatatatatatatatatatatatatatatatatatatatatatatgtatatatatgtatatatatatatgtatatatatatgtatatatatatatatatatatatatatatatatatatatatatatatatatatatatatatatatatatatatgtgtgtgtgtgtgtgtgtgtgtgtgtgtgtgtgtgtgtgtgtgtgtgtgtgtgtgtgtgtgtgtgtgtgtgtgtatatatatatatatatatatatatatatatatatatatatatatatatatatatatatatatatatatgtgtgtgtgtgtgtgtgtgtgtgtgtgtgtgtgtgtgtgaattctcgATGGAATCGAAAGAATATCAGACACCATTTGTTTATCAGTTCCTTAAATTCAGACAATAAGTCAAAATTTTCATAAATCTTCAGAAACTTCAGAAGCTCTGGCAACACTACCTTCAGACAGAGCTTACCCCTCATCGTCTCTCGCAGCTCTACTGTCCGTACAGGATGTGATTCTGTGTGCGTCGCGTACTAAGGCAGTAAGTGATGTCCGTGAACTGATTGTTTGTGCCTTAAAGTTGAAAATTGTGTGCAGTAGACATAATGGCAACTTTCTTTTCATCATACTGTATTTCAGCTATTAGTACTCATATTGATTTTGCCATCGTAGTTTTCTGTCTCCTTGAATTAAACCTAGGAGGTCGACAGACAATTTGAAATTCCATTGGTGGTCCACGAGTTAAAAAGATTGCGAACCCCTGGATTAGATGATATGGCCAAATAATGAATCTTGGTAGACATCATCCGTAGAGTATATGGCAACATATATTATctacagagaaaaaaatcgtCTGCTTCTTTATTTTCAAATGTTTATAAAACATTTAACATGTACATCACACGACTTAACAGTTGAACTTGCAAAACAAATCCAGTACTGTCCATTTCCCTAAACAATTTAAGAAACaacaccttttttatatttagtaataGAAGAAATTAGAACgtaacctttcttttctttgaagaCGGTAGTGTTAGCTAAGTGGTTTAGTCAGGTATGGTAATTATTCCCATTCATTATCTGTTATCCTTATTTCGATTTTACTACCATTTTTATCTTAATCATCCAGCCTTCAGAGCTTTTTATCACGGATGTTTATTTAGAAAATAAACGTTTCAGTGAAATTAGCTAttcatgtctgtgtatgtatatgttgttaagATCATGTAATTTCTCGTGAACTCAGTCCTATTGGATTTCCTAAAGCTTCCAGGAAATCGCCAAACCAAGAATTCCTGATAAAGGGAAACTATTTAACTGTTAAATGTCCCTAGATATACACGAAAGGGTGAATGAAGACAAGGACTTTAacttgtgtatttattataaaatatagcttTCTTTTTACTCCctattatatcattaaataaatCTCACACACGCGCATTCATAGGTAAAGAATATCCACTGCACACTACCAGATCACAAGTACAAACAAATGCAATTAGTATGCAAGGAAGGGATAGTACcctataaaaatcataaattacataatagtaataatgggcGCTAAAGTCATTCATAAAAATTGCCGACTAGAACATTCAGATGATCGTTGGGGAAAAGCTCCACCACTTTTGTTTTAAGTGTCTAATATAAACGCCTTATTAAATACACAGGAAGGAAGATGACTTTGGCATCTTATCCGTTAAGGCAGTCGCACTCGAGGTGTTCCTCCGTCTTGAAGTAGGTGTACCTCCGCTGGCCGTCTGTGTCGTAGTAGATCACGGGAACCAGAGCCATGTTCTTCTTGGTCGGCTGACACTTCCTGATCTCGTTTCCTTTACGATTTCCGCAGAAGCTGCACGAGTCGCTGCACCGCCGGACGGCAACCACGTTGGTCAGCAACTTTTTGTCGGACAGATCATTGTGCGGCGGCAGGAGGTCCAGAACCCGGAACTTGAGGAACTTCGGTTCGCATTCCATGTTCTGTAGGAGTGAGAGCTGAAGCTCGTGGGCTAATTGGAGTGCAGGCTCGAAGGCGTCCATAGGGCGGCACGAGGCAAACCCCAGCGTCGTAGCCAGCACCAAGACGGTCAAGAGAGATGTGAGAGGCGTCGTGAACATGGTGGACACGTGTGATGTGAGCAGCCAACGGGTTATCACAGCTAGAATGTGAATGAACGCCAAACGCAAAACTCATGTTTTATATACTCTAAGCTGGAAATTTATATGCCTTCGTTATcccttatcataatcatataagatGTACgttctgtttgtgtgtaattAGGCGCGCTGCAGTCTCGACGTCCGACAGCAGCCAGGGGGGAAGCCAAACGAACTACATCTTGTGCAATGGAACGAATTATGACGTAATAAGTGTTATCCGGTCTAGACACCCGTGCTTTGATAGCTGCCCACAtggtattttcatgttgtggctTCAATATAgcatatttactgtatatatgaatataagcatatataaatgcatacatacatatgaacaatatatatatatatatatatatatatatatatatatatatatgtgtgtgtgtgtgtgtgtgtgtgtgtgtgtgtgtgtgtgtgtgtgtgtatgtttttttgtatgtgtgtgtgtgtgtgtgtgtgtgtgtgtgtatgtttttactgtatgcatttatatatacgtatatacatacatatatgtatatataatcatcatatagcCTATCATTCcgctgcaggacttaggcctctgtCAATTAGTTACTTATTACAGCGGCGGCTCCCTTTACAATACCTGTTTTTGACCTCTTAAGGCTATAGgccgttttctcgccatgagttCAGGCTTAAGCCATTAGTCGAAACGCAGGCATTTTACAAATGAAGCGGCTGGtattgaaatctctctctctctctctctctctctctctctctctctctctctctctctctcgctctctctctctctctatctatctatctatctatctctatctctatatatgtatctatatatgcatatgcatatacatatatacgtacatacatgtatatgtggatacatatatatatatatatatatatatatatatataaatatatatatacatatatatatatatatatatatacatacatatatatatatatatatatatatatatatatatatatatatatatatatatatatatatatatatatgtatacatatatatacatatatatatatatatatatatatatatatatatatatatatatatatatatatatatatatatgtatatgtaattttttttttcttttttttacggtaagttcatgtttgagccgccgtgatcacagcatgatacttacttgtatgtttcatgttgtgatgctcttggagtgagtacgtggtgtatatatatatatatatatatatatatatatatatatatatatatatatatatatatatatatatatatatatatatatatgtatacatatatatacatatatatatatatatatatatatatatatatatatatatatatatgtatatgtatttttttttcttttttttacggtaagttcatgtttgagccgccgtgatcacagcatgatacttacttgtatgtttcatgttgtgatgctcttggagtgagtacgtggtagggtccccagttcctttccacggagagtgccggtgttaccttttaggtaatcattctctctatttatccgggcttgggaccagcactgacttgggctggcttggccacccagtggctaggtaggcaatcgaggtgaagttccttgcacaaaggaacaacgcgccggccggtgactcgaaccctcgaactcagattgccgtcgtgacagtcttgagtccgatgctctaaccattcggccaccgcggccttggcgatcatggacttccatgatttttcttggcaatttagagcggtggtttgccattgccttccgcccgttgttttttttttttttttttttttttttttttatcgagtcaccatctctatttacccggcactgacttgggctggcttggccacccagtggctaggcaggcaatcgaggtgaagttccttgcccaatggaaacaacgGGCCagccggtgcctcgaaccctcgaactcagattgccgtcgtgacagtgttgagtccgacgctctaaccattcggccaccgcggccccatatatatctatatctatctatatatatatatatatatatatatatatatatatatatatatatatatatatatatatatatatatatatatgtgtgtgtgtgtgtgtgtgtgtgtgtgtgtgtgtgtgtgtgtgtgtgtgtgtgtgtgtgtgtgtatatatacacacacaaaatcagtgcgagtgcacacaccaatcgccgcatgcgaaagtgtgggttcatccatgcacacacgcatcaccacgcgcgtatgtgagcacgcgcgctgatttaaataattttaggtaaatcgaacctagatacgatgaagttccttgggcaaggaacttcacatcgattgcctatttaaccactgggtgggcaagctagcccaagtcagtgccacagttgctctcaataacatctggatagaccgaagcattaccttacggacaaagctgaggttattgaactctttagttttcccaattgcatcatatggttctgagtgttgggtgctgaagaagatagacaagaaaaagatcaatagttttgaaatgtggtgttacagacgagtactatgtattaactggacagaaaagaaaacgaatgatgaagtgctgagaaaaataaattgtaaagatcggctgttggacatcttgaacaaagggaaattaaagtttattagtcatgtgatgtgaagtaaaagtattgagaaaaacttgctgacagggatggtgataggaaacagaggaagagggaaaccgaagacaagactgagcgacaacatcaatgatatttgcgggctgtcgatggtacaagtggaaagaaaagcgcaagatcgagttgaatggcgaagggtggtggagaggtccacggctgctcaaacatgagcataccgttattgatgtttgatatatatatatatatatatatatatatatatatatatatatatatacatatatatatatatatatatacatgtatataggtatacacacatacccatacccacccagccacctacacacacacacacacacacacacacacacaccacacacacacacacacacacacacacacacacacacacatatatatatatatatatatatatatatatatatatatatatatatatatatatatattatatatatatatatatatatatatatatatatatatatatatatatatatatatatatatatatatatatatatatatatataatttctttttcttgtattcctcctctctcttagtTTCTTTAATCTcttaatcactctctctctctttcaatctccctctctctcagtctccctccctGTCAGTCTTCTTCACCCTTTCTTTTAATATTCCTTCCACATttactctcattttccctctatataattctctctcgcgcccaatctccctctcttcctccttcataatctctccttttctcaagcTCAACATCTCTTAATCTCCTCTTTTCCAAACACCTTTATTCTTTCCACCTCTTTAGATCTCCTGActcaacctctctccctctcaaagtcaaaatctttttaattttccttctctctctcagcctcctaCTCTcttaatattctttcttttcaggCTCCCTCAATACTCCTCTGTTGATATCCCTTTTAtcaatcttcttcttccttgatttacctctctctcaatatccctctccctcccttcctccctccctacccccatatctctcccccccctctctctctctctccctctctctctctctctctctctctctcctctctctctctctctctctcacacacacctctcgctctccctacctctctctctctatctatctatctatctctctctcacctctcgctctctctctctctgtctctctctaactctctttctctccatctctctctctctttctccatctctccctgtctccctctctcttcctctctccctccctccctcaatgtttacctccttccctccttaccgtTGGGAATACCCTGTTTCCCGCCTCAAATCGACTCCATTGAACTCAGGATGATCTCTGACCACAAGGAGGCCACATGCAGTCCGGGGAATCTCCTACGGCCGCGAGCATCCTGGCGGGTCGAGCTCGTTTTCCCCAAAGCGACGAGAGACGTACGGTCTTCCTGCGCCACACGTTCGAAATCCTCTGTGAATGCATTTTGCTGCTAtgcggagggaaagagataagagtGGACGTTCTCTTGATGTGGCTACCTgtggatttctttcttttcccgcctcaaaatcccctctccccccacttctctctctctctctctctctctctcctctctctcctcttctcctctctctctctctctctctctctcatgactgAGTCCTCCAGGAGTAACAGTCCATTAGGAGGGCCCCTTGAAGCACTATTTAGTTAACATAATTATCACGACAGTTACTAGCATCAATGATTCGTATAAAAAAGATCAAGATTTGAAAAATacatttacaataattatttctaCAAAAACCAGGCAACCTAACAGAATAATAAAGGTAAATGTATGCACACTAATATCGTGAATGGTCATACGATACAGCTTGGTTACAATACCTAATTTCGAACTATGGTTAATGAACACATAGTGCATCATATTACTGTAAAGTACAATATATGATTTAAAGataaacaaaaggagagagacaacaaAGTGTTACATTATAAAGCGTTTTACGACAAGTTAAATTTCAATGCACGTTCGGAGGTTTACAATGTTGCTCAGGTTCGTATTCTTTCAGGAAGAGCATTTCAGACTGATAGGTCATGGTAAAAGATGCTGCATTTTAACTACTATGACCGCATACATAGAACATTAAAGGTACTGTTGTTCCCCACatggtatattttattaattccaAAGCTAAACAGATCATTTCCAGAAgaattaatacttttaaaaataagtttacaGTAGTGAGCGCaaatttcattacattttaaGATTTACGACCACGTCATGTGTCTTGTCCTAGTATACAACGTACGCTTTTGGTTTGTATGTAGTGATTTGAGTTAATTAAAACTAGCTACTCCCTAAACTATCTGACCGTTGTGCTACGCGTTGGACCAGTGTGACGACCATAAGGCTTCTAAAAGTCATGCTAAACCGCAGCCGGGGACTGAATATCTTCTTGCCAGGCGGCAATTTGCGAGCCATGGGCAAGGGAATGATAGGCTTACAAAATTGTAAAATCTAAGCTGTCAAATGCTAATGGTCCCACATCTCTCCAAATGATAACTGaaatgaaacggaaaaaaagTGCATATTGACTTttggaatatatgcatgtatatatatatatatatatatatatatatatatatatatatatatatatatatatatatatatatacacatatatatacatatatgtatatatatataaatagatagataaatatatatatatatatatatatatatatatatatatatatatatatatgtatatatatatatatatatatatatatatatatatatatatatatatatatatacatatatatatatatatatatatatatatatatatatatgtgtgtgtgtgtgtgtgtgtgtgtgtgtgtgtgtgtgtgtgtgtattacaaaacacacacacacacacacacacacacacacacacacacacacacacacacacacacacacacacacacacacacacacatatatatatatatatatatatatatatatatatatatatatgtatatatacatgatctatctatctatctatctatctatctatttatctatctatctatctctctctctctctctctctctctctctctctctctctctctctctctctctctctctctctctctctctctctctctctctctctctctctctctatatatatatatatatatatatatatatatatatatatatatatatatatatatatataatattgagggagactgagagaaaaGCAGATTGATAGTgatggggacagagagagaggaggattaaaaggaacgaaaaaagaaagaattgagaTGTGACACTGAGAAGTGAGGAATATAGAGAGTGGGAGATTGAGAGGGAAGTCTGATtgagagggcgagagagcaaGACTGAGACAGGAGGgcaatgagagagtgagagagagagactgaggaagtGGAAGACCGAGAGATAGGAAGATTGCTTTATTATTGTATCCAACGCTGACTGCAAAGTCAGTCCAGTATTTCTCCCTTAATTCTTTCCTTTCTACCTATTTCTATCATGATTTGTTTGTCTTCTTCCGCGATTGCATTTTGGGTCCACTTCTTATGAGCATAATCATCCATCCCTGTAACATTATATCTCCTGTATGCCAAGTTTTCCTTATACCGTATGACTTTTCTTTCCTTGTGTGAGATGTTCCATTCAACGTTTCTCTGTTTCCCTGGATCCTCATTGAGCATCTCTGCACTCTGTAGTAAATAATTGTTTTGCCAAGACTTCATGTGTTTTGAATCTATCCGTATCACATTTATTTAGCAATAATCTCTCCCTGCTATATATCTCCCCTGCCTTTTTCCTACCTGTAGTTGGCCGCAAAGAGGAAAGGACTCATTTACCAACTCTGAAAACACATCACATTTTTCTTGTACATCTTGGCTGCTGGTCATATAGGCATAAACCGGTCTCCCGCCTCTTCATTTTCCAGTAAATTTGCTCCTGGTgcatcatgcattttttttttcaaaatttaacattattattaattctcccCGTTTTCTCTAAAGTTAGATGTTTAGGATTGAAATCACAAACAGCAAGAATCTGACAGCAAACATTCAGTCCATGATATTCAGATCCAAACAACCTccagacatatataaattcacTATATGCAATTTCCCTTCTGGCAATTAAATCTTAACTCATACACCTTCTATTCCTTGAACGCTGGTAGGACTTTAAATCAATTAGCCAGTATGGagttttgatgtatatattatctacagaTATCTGAGTATAGATGAAATCCTCTATAACCATTAAGTTTAAGCAGTATAACACACTTGTCCCTTGTTTTCTACAGTGCAATCACAGGATAAAATATTCAGAATATCTTCGCATGACCGACtatgatgatagtggtaacgACAAATATCTCGATACCACTATCGTCAATACATATCTATCACTAACCGCAGCTCTTAATCTTCGGTTTCTCCAGGTCTCTTTACATTTCGTTATCGCTACACTTCTTTTCTTACAAATCATTCCCGTTGCATGTTTTCCTTTTACACTCTGTGATGAGTCATCTTATATTAGGCCTATAAAGCGGTCCATACTTATGACTGCTATGGTTGTTTCCTGTGACGTCAGAGGGAAGGATTCCTTAGGGCATCCCTTGAAGCAAAGTTTGTTGTCGAACTCGCTCTGCCCGATTCTTCATTCATTTCCACTTTTCCACACTTATACGTAGTATCACAAGTCTATGGGTTCACTTGCAATAGTCCAAATTATGGGATCATGATCAGGCTCGTTGTCAGTGCtaggagacagaaagacagacaaacacggacaagcagatagacagacagacggacacacacacacatacacacacacacacacacacacacacacacacacacacacacacacagtggcacacagacacacaaacagacagacagacaaactgacagaaagaaagaaagaaagtaagacgaacagacagaagacagatggacggagacagaggaagggaggctgTGAGAGATCGAGAGTGAGAGATATCAATAGAGAAAGATATTGTGAAAGGGTGTTATTAAGAAGGAGGAAGATTAGAAGGAGGGATATTTCGAGAGATATGGAGcctgagagaaagtgagattaaGAGGGAGTGAGATTTTAAAAAAGCGAAATTGAGAAgcaagggagattgagagagagggagactgagggagtgagaaagagtgtgagaaagGAGATTGAAcgtgagagggagattgagagattgGAGCAAGGAACattgagagatatataaagaaagaggaagaccgAAACAGAAGGAaactaagagaaagagggaagttgaCATAGATTGaggaaaatttagagagagagagagagagagagagagagagagagagagagagagagagagagagagagagagagagagagagagagagagagagagagggagagagagagagagagagagagagagagacacacacacacacacacacgcacacacacacacacacacacacacacacacacacacacacacacacacacacacacacacacacacacacacacacacacacacacacacacacacacacacacacatatatatatatatatatatatatatatatatatatatatatatatatatatatatttatgtatatatatgtat
It encodes the following:
- the LOC119580305 gene encoding uncharacterized protein LOC119580305 — its product is MFTTPLTSLLTVLVLATTLGFASCRPMDAFEPALQLAHELQLSLLQNMECEPKFLKFRVLDLLPPHNDLSDKKLLTNVVAVRRCSDSCSFCGNRKGNEIRKCQPTKKNMALVPVIYYDTDGQRRYTHFKTEEHLECECLG